Proteins from one Impatiens glandulifera chromosome 2, dImpGla2.1, whole genome shotgun sequence genomic window:
- the LOC124928005 gene encoding low temperature-induced protein lt101.2: MGSETFLEVILAILIPPVGVFLRYGCGVEFWIDLLLTLLGYIPGIIYAIYVLVG; the protein is encoded by the exons aTGGGATCCGAGACCTTCCTTGAAGTTATTCTAGCAATTCTCATACCTCCTGTTGGGGTCTTCCTCCGTTATGGATGTGGC GTCGAGTTTTGGATAGATTTATTGCTCACACTTCTCGGGTACATACCAGGGATCATATATGCAATATACGTACTTGTCggctag